Within the Corallococcus exiguus genome, the region ATGGACTGGGACCTGACGGGGCGGGAGGCCATCTACGACCGGCCCCTGGAGGAGGTGTGGCCCTCCGTGCGCCAGTACTTCGTGGACGCGAAGCTGAGCTTTCGCGAGGCCCCGGACAGCCCGGTGCTGCAGACCGAATGGAAGGAGGAGTTCGGTGGCTCGAAGATCTCCGGTTACTGGCACCGCTATCTCGTGCTGGGCAAGCGGGAGACGCCCACGAAGAGCAAGCTGTGGATCATCCGCGTCACCCGCAGCGCGAACAAGACGCTCTCCGCGCCCGGCAAGGAGCTGGAGTGGGGCTCGAGCCGCAACATGGGCATGGACCGCCGGCGGCTGGACGATATCAGCCAGGGACTCAGTCCTGCGCCCGGGGGGCCGGAGACGCTCGAAGGAGGCCTCGGCCTCAGCGTGGAAGATGACGAGGACCGGTTCTCGATGCCGCGCGGAGAGAACGCCATCGTCGCGGAGTCCGCGCATGGCACGCGCGACCTGACCATGGAGTGGCGGGTGTTCAACGCCATCGCGCCGGGCCTGGAGGCGAAGGACGGGAGCCCCCCGCGCACGTCCATGCAACCGGTGGCGAAGGCACCCGAGGCGGAGTCCGCGCCTGCGTTCACCGAGTGCGGCGCGCCCATCATCGGCCTGAAGGCCCAGGCAAAGGCGGGCGGGGTGCTGTTGCTGGGGGAACTGCACGGCACGCAGGAAGTCCCGCGCTTCATCGCGCAAGCCGCCTGCCAGCTCACCGTGGTGGGCACGCCCGTGTCGGTGGGCCTGGAGCTGCCCGTGGAGAACCAGGCGCGCATCACCACGTTCCTCCAGAGCCAGGGCAGGGAAGAAGACTGGCTCAAGCTGATGGAGGCCT harbors:
- a CDS encoding ChaN family lipoprotein, translating into MRSLLNVGCLALLLSVGCAARPMDWDLTGREAIYDRPLEEVWPSVRQYFVDAKLSFREAPDSPVLQTEWKEEFGGSKISGYWHRYLVLGKRETPTKSKLWIIRVTRSANKTLSAPGKELEWGSSRNMGMDRRRLDDISQGLSPAPGGPETLEGGLGLSVEDDEDRFSMPRGENAIVAESAHGTRDLTMEWRVFNAIAPGLEAKDGSPPRTSMQPVAKAPEAESAPAFTECGAPIIGLKAQAKAGGVLLLGELHGTQEVPRFIAQAACQLTVVGTPVSVGLELPVENQARITTFLQSQGREEDWLKLMEASFWRSPYPDGRGSEAVANMLEQLRQLRARGLDVAVFVYDHPKLTGQQREQALATTVLKEVDAGPARFHLVVSGNIHPRTAKGLPWDKQYQPMGRLLSARLKHVVALDVAYDSGSAWICAPAERGRMLDCGVKAAKGKDNGDRFFVHVWDSPNKDGYHGVFYVGRVTASAPAISKGLGNPDAAPAPESTSGM